A genomic region of Chionomys nivalis chromosome 12, mChiNiv1.1, whole genome shotgun sequence contains the following coding sequences:
- the LOC130885257 gene encoding 60S ribosomal protein L23a-like codes for MAPKAKKEAPAPPKAEAKAKALKAKKAVLKGVHSHKKKKIRTSPTFGRPKTLRLRRQPKYPRKSAPRRNKLDHYAIIKFPLTTESAMKKIEDNNTLVFIVDVKANKHQIKQAVKKLYDIDVAKVNTLIRPDGEKKAYVRLAPDYDALDVANKIATI; via the coding sequence ATGGCGCCAAaagcgaagaaggaagctcctgcccctcccaaagccgaagcgaaagcgaaggccttgaaagccaagaaggcagtgctgaaaggcgtccacagccacaaaaagaagaagatccgCACATCGCCCACCTTTGGGCGGCCCAAGACACTGCGGTtacgaaggcagcctaaatacccccggaagagcgcgcccaggaggaacaagcttgaccactatgccatcatcaaattccccctgaccaccgagtcagccatgaagaagatagaagacaacaacacgcttgtgttcattgtggatgtcaaggctaacaagcaccagatcaaacaggctgtgaagaaactctatgacatcgatgtggccaaagtcaacaccctcataaggcccgacggagagaagaaggcatatgttcggttggctcctgattatgatgctctggatgttgccaacaaaattgcaaccatctaa